In Lathyrus oleraceus cultivar Zhongwan6 chromosome 2, CAAS_Psat_ZW6_1.0, whole genome shotgun sequence, the DNA window aagattcccacgcatgcctcacacttgtcacgtttctgcatcatcagattccaccaagtcttccccaagacaagacaactcccacctagtctgcacctatgcatgccaacactgccacgtagtctgcacctattctgcaagattcccacgcatgcctcacacttgtcacgtttctgcatcatcagattccaccaatgcatgccaacactaccacgcatgccttacacttgtcacatttttgcatattcagtTTACTTGAAAAAgagtataaatagagggtcattcttgcaagttttcatctaccactaacacttttattcagagaactcaggcgaaacttctcatccaccaagcttcttcctacattgcagtcatgtcgcttcttaccatgggccaagaacacagaggaactagggcaaacattgcctcattcgtaagtttttcttgaacattgcctctttcgtatgtttgtagttagttttttaaaagtccaatataatattttttatattgtttgtttttaaaggatcccaagaaatttcgtcaacgttcacacccaatgccttatccagacccatggtgcgtaccttacatagagcgtgcgggtttcggtcatgtaatgcatgtcgtaaatgccaccattgatgccaaattcattttggctctgtgtgaacgttggagacctgagacacacacctttcacctaccaactggtgaatgtaccgtcacattagaggacgtgtacatgcttttaggtcttagaatagatggtaagcctgtcaccggaaatgttcaacagcctaaccaaatatgtgttgaaatgttgggggtagatctggtcgagggtgaggggtctgccaaagcaaggggtcagggtattaaattatctagcctacaattgtaccacgactccataactttgactgaggaatcctccgaacaagaaaaagtcataaaaacccgggtttacattatgctattgtttgggaacttgctatttcccgaagggacgggaaatagcataaattttatgtacttgagtttgctcggggacattgatagaataagcacatatagttggggttctgcagtattagcattcctatatagctctttgtgtaaaaatgcacaaaatgagcactgtacattttctggatgttCTTTTTTGCTtcaaacatgggggtggtggagattgccgaggctagccccagaaaatcctaatgactactccttcccctacgcaactaggtaaatttatgatcttatttcattttgtatatttattctataaatatttgtaactaatattatttatcttcttttgtttaggttcattacaaccggactggattacagtcttacccccaaaaataaaattatattttatcgtcaactgttggatcgtctccgagcacaggatgtattaccactaaatcactcaacttctaactgatttattaatgTCATGCATTAtcgataaataacatatttacttttttctttgcagtttatttggaggccatatttgggattggaacatcaaccaaaccccgaagatgcagctgtttggacagcaaaaacggccataatgcggttcaccactgtggagatgcaccaaagtgaccgtgtcaagcttcaattcggaatgcatcaagacatcccaggccccccaatgtccatggaaccttggcatctaaaaaaagtcagccaccagtggtatgcccaaaattggaaggaatttgctaaggagtttcgaaaaatgtggaaagaccgtgcccactatgttctacaatttccggtggcgcccaacgaaatgaagccgacaagggaatatgtggaatggtatagagcaaataccaatccagaaatgattgtgtctgacccgttctatttggacgatccccggatgcaacaaccatatttccaacaacaacaaccaccacagtattcccaacaacaacaaccaccaccttattaccaacaacaacaaccaccacaaccattttaccaacaacaaccaccaccaccttattaccaacaacaaccaccaccaccatattaccaacaacaacaaccacaacacatgtccaccccccaaccaaatcaacaatacataccacaaactcaatcccaataccatgaagactaccaacaacaaactcaacattcccaccaccatcaacagtcccaacacctaccacaatatcaatcccctacttccaccaatcccaacaaTTCCAACACGGCAATTTCCcaagctcttccagtcctccacctagccccgacacgggtatacaagaggactaccaacaggactactacacaccacaacaaacattgcactttggccaacccgattcaaccctaaactaccaaagaccacaattcgagggcgcacccagcagtagtcagtttgtcccaccgagacaaagcttcgagggcgcagaggggacccgtctttcctacagcactgaagggacttcgaccgAACCACAACGGCAAGCGGCAAGGGGGCGCGTTAGggcaaggggtggtaatagggaagcaccaccaccacgtgaaccgtctaggcgagtaactagacctcccccgtgcggatcgtacaagggaccgcatcatatgtgattaatcatatctttgtaatatttgccttgtttattatttaaataaaaatattttctgtttattatctttatatctttatctttatctttaaaaatattgtctatcatatctttatacatatataaattaattttttttccaaaaatttacaaataatattaattacttataaattatattaatatatatatatatataaattaatatatatatataaattaatatatatatatatatatataaataaaaaaatttagaCAAAATATATGTGTCAACATAAATTAATATACTTAATAAAAAacataaatttataaataaaaaaaaattaaaaaaaaaaaaaacattaaaaaaaacattaaaaaaaaaaaaaaaaaaaaaaatggatttgggcataggcgccacccctagtggcgacttgccctccccattaagggtaggcgccaactagggtggcgcctaaggGTAAAAAATGGCCAATTTTGGCCATTTgtgtaattattttgaaaaattggatatttttgaaatttttttgaaatttttggatatttaaaaaaaaaattctagTTTCAAACCATAATTTCTTCCGACCTTTATCTTTAGTAATCTCCATTCCTCTGAAAACACCATAAACTCTGTTAAGATGGGTTGAGACCAACTTAGCGGTTTCGcaaaaatcaaaataaaacaacCATTTTTTTCACGAAAGATACCTCCACAAAAAGTGGTACCAAAGTTCGCACAAGCAGTCCCATCAATATTACATTTCAGTCAATCATCATTAAGAGGGTTCTAGATAATTTCAGAGGATATGCCTGATTGGAAGGATTAATGGAGATATTAAATTTTTTCATTAATAAGAAATCTTCTCAAGAATGTTTGTAAGTGAGCTTGGAATTAGAAACAAATAAATGAATCTGATCTATCATGCTAGCACAAAGTTGAATTGAGGTTGATGCTCTTTAAACCTAACCATGTTCGTAGGACTCCAAATAGAGTTCAGTAAGAAGATACAAGCAGATTTGATCAATAACGAATTTTGAGGGGAACTTCTTGTAGAACAGGTTTGAATAACCTTAGCAGTGCTTGAGATATGATAGTTGAGATTGAGAATCTTATCAAACCATTTCCATAATTTAACAGCGTATGGACAAGAGAAGAATATGTGATCAATGTTTTTCAGATGCCATTTACATATCGAACACATTGACTACGATCAATgtaatatttaaaaaataaaatccAACGTGGCACGGTTTAAAAGTAGGAAAAACCGATTTGAGAAAAATATTCATAGATGAACTAATATGACTCtgttaaaaaaaattaatttgaattttatAGTTTTTGTGAGGAAGCAAAATAGATCTAcactaaaaaaaacaaaaataaatatttGTCTAATTATAAGTTCAAAATCAAAAACTCCACCAAAAAAGAATTAATCTTAAAATGGTAatttgtctaactccaagtaaTAATAAAGCTATTAtctaaaaatataataataaagcTACTATCTAAAAATATTACACATTTCTCTAAACCTAACTACAACCCATAGAAAATTTGATGCCAACCCTTTTATATTTCCGTCTGATAAATTATTTTAGCATTATCATTAACTTGGAGTAACCTAACTTTGGCTTAACATAGCCGACATATAATTCATTATTTGAACCTCTTATTGAGTTATAGTACTAAAACAAAGAAGTAGGTCCCAAACACTCGACATCAACTTTCTAGTTAAGCAAAGATCCGAATTCTCATTGATGAATCATATTCTGGCACCATTATAACTCATTAAAACTCCAATTGTGTGTTGTACCTACTTTCTTTAATCATATTTCCTATTTGAAACAAACAAACAGTGTACATCCCTTTCTAATCCTACACACCCTCATAATAACCTAGAAGAAAAACACGTCCAACACCATACCTTAAATTCCACATTCATTAAAAAAGTATGCAATATATTGGTAAGCAAAGTGACATGGCACCCATCTCTAACTAGTTCAATCAGAGATGGAGTGGGAGACAGTGCATGTGGCTGTGTTACATAACTTTGTCACAAACACACATGTATATTTATGTATACACCTGTTTCTAATCATgcttttaaatttttttgattGTTATGTTTGTTTGAGGAAATAACTTATGAAGCAATCTTTCCATGATTAATGCTTCTAGTTGGATACCTTATCATTTACATAGTGTGAGATGTCTAAAGTGGATGAGAATATTAATAAAGTATTTTTTTATCAATAAAATCAAAAAGTTTTAGTATAACCAATGATTAAATTCAACAAGTTAAAAAGGAgaatataaaaaaaattacatAAATTTACATACTTAAGAATTAAATTGCTATATTTCAAGAAGTTATACTTATTATATATTTAGTTAGAGAGAGAGAATTTAGtttaaatattaaattaataATTTAGTTAATTTGATGATACATATCTAATACCTTACATACATCAAACTTTAGAAAGATTTAAGCCTAACATTAATTGTTATagaataaaattaattttaccgttaaattttttttaattagctttaaattttagttttaaaattattttttaaatttaaatttattattcaattcacttttatatatatattattatttttttaatttaatttttattaaacatATAATTTTAAAGTAAATTCACTTAAAATAAATTCTTAGCAGAGCATAATTAAATACTCTAGTAATACATAAATAAATTAGGTTAATAATTTATACTGTTTCAAATAATGTTTTAAAAACCAATTTGGTTATGGATCCTTAATTTATACAATTTTATATACGTACTATTAAATGTTAAAAAGAAAATACTCTCTCCATTCTCTGTTTTTTTATAAGCAAATTTATATTAAGACTATATTGATCAAATAACCAAttattaaaaaaacataaatgTCAAAATTTGTTTATAGATGAAAATAGAGAGTACAATGTTTATTGTGAAATGGAGGAAGAATAGTACTCCTATTGAGCTTCAAATGGTCAACCTTTGTATAAGAATATAATTATAAAAAAGACTTTTTTTTCTTTGTTTCAATATTTCCCATATTACACCAAGATTCGTGTCCCTAGACTCATTCCTCCCTTTGATTATGATTAATAATAATCATGGCCACCCACCCACCCACCCAACCCAACGCCcccacacacacaaaaaaaaagtCTCTTATTCATTCTCCACCTCCCTTTAAAACCATCACCATATTTCTAAATTTTTTCTAACACACATCCCCACCCTCCACCCTCTAAATCCTTCTCTCAATTATCAAATGGCTCTTATTAACAATAATCAAGATTCCAATAACTCAAATCTCCACCTTGTTCTAGGCTTATCTTTAACTACTCCAAAGGAAACAACTACCACCACCACAACCACCGTGAATCCCTACTATTCCTCCTCCAACGAGCCTTCCTTAACGTTGGGACTCTCCGGCGAGAGTTATAACCCTCCAAAAAATAAAACCTATGGCGAAGAGCTTTGTAGACAAACTTCTTCGCCTCACAGTGTTACTGTTTCTTCGTTCTCAAATGGGAGAATACTTCACGTGAAAAGGGAGAGAGACGAAGAAGAAGACATAGTAGAAGAAGAAGAGAGAGTTTCTTCGAGAATAATCAGCGACGAAGATGAAGATGGAACAAACGCTAGAAAGAAACTTAGGCTCACCAAGGAACAATCTCTATTACTTGAAGAAAGCTTCAAATTACACAGCACTCTCAATCCTGTAATTATTTTTTCTCATCTCTTCTCATTAATTAATTAATGGATAATtattatgattattattattatttatatattttttggATTGGATTTTCAGAAACAAAAACAAACTTTAGCGAAACAATTGAGTCTAAGGCCACGACAAGTTGAAGTGTGGTTTCAGAATCGGAGAGCCAGGTACGGAACTTTAActtttgataaaaaaaaatcaaCAGTTCCATTCTATATATTCTATATAGTACAAAATatatattttcattcaattaacTAATTATCTATTATTTTTCTAtaatatttttacaatttattatttcatcttttataaatttttataaaaaaattaattttaatttctgTGTGTTGCAGAACAAAGTTAAAGCAAACAGAGGTAGACTGTGAGTTTTTGAAGAAATGTTGTGAAACATTAACAGATGAAAACAGGAGGCTAAAGAAGGAGCTTCAAGAGTTGAAAGCATTGAAACTATCTGCACAACCTTTATACATGCCTATGCCGGCCGCAACTCTGTCCATCTGCCCCTCCTGCGACCGGCTCGGCGGCCGCGTGGCAGAAGGTGGTGGTTCGAATAAGAAGATCATCACTGCTTTTACTATGGCTCCTAATTCTCACTTTTATAATCCTTTCAACAATCCTTCTTCTGCTACATGTTAAAAAGAACAGAAGAAATATAAGGAGGAGTATTATATTATCCCCACAACCATTATATTTTTTTGGTTGAGGAGGATGTGTTGTAACTAGTAATAGGTAGAAAATTACAGTAACTGCTAATTATAATTGTTTTTTAATTTTGGATTTTCTTCTCCTTTTATATGTTTATAAATCATTATAGAATACCTTGTTTTGAGAATCTAAAGATGTTATTAAATAGTACTACTATATTTTTTCATTGTTGAATATTTTTTCTTTCATTTGCTTTGAAGAGATTTTTATCTTGGCTCTTTGATTGAAAATTAAAACATGATGAATTGGTGGAGAATATTGTCTGAATTTTCGATTTGCATTTGCTGGCTATTTAAAAAGATACTATATAATTATGTTATTCTATATATGGATTCCTCCCATGATTTAGAAAATTATGACACGGTTTTGAAATTATAACTAGCTTCTTCCCACGTTTTGTATGCTTTAATATAAATTGTTAAATATTTCATTTTACAATCATTTTTACACATATTAGTAAGAGTTTAGTATTTATGTAAGCAAATGCTTAATTAATTGGATATCACTATTTATTTGTTTTATAACCTTCAACTTTGTTTAATCTGATAAtttagaattaggttaaatcatAC includes these proteins:
- the LOC127120513 gene encoding homeobox-leucine zipper protein HAT22, which gives rise to MALINNNQDSNNSNLHLVLGLSLTTPKETTTTTTTTVNPYYSSSNEPSLTLGLSGESYNPPKNKTYGEELCRQTSSPHSVTVSSFSNGRILHVKRERDEEEDIVEEEERVSSRIISDEDEDGTNARKKLRLTKEQSLLLEESFKLHSTLNPKQKQTLAKQLSLRPRQVEVWFQNRRARTKLKQTEVDCEFLKKCCETLTDENRRLKKELQELKALKLSAQPLYMPMPAATLSICPSCDRLGGRVAEGGGSNKKIITAFTMAPNSHFYNPFNNPSSATC
- the LOC127120512 gene encoding protein MAIN-LIKE 2-like, which encodes MPYPDPWCVPYIERAGFGHVMHVVNATIDAKFILALCERWRPETHTFHLPTGECTVTLEDVYMLLGLRIDGKPVTGNVQQPNQICVEMLGVDLVEGEGSAKARGQGIKLSSLQLYHDSITLTEESSEQEKVIKTRVYIMLLFGNLLFPEGTGNSINFMYLSLLGDIDRISTYSWGSAVLAFLYSSLCKNAQNEHCTFSGCSFLLQTWGWWRLPRLAPENPNDYSFPYATRFITTGLDYSLTPKNKIIFYRQLLDRLRAQDFIWRPYLGLEHQPNPEDAAVWTAKTAIMRFTTVEMHQSDRVKLQFGMHQDIPGPPMSMEPWHLKKVSHQWYAQNWKEFAKEFRKMWKDRAHYVLQFPVAPNEMKPTREYVEWYRANTNPEMIVSDPFYLDDPRMQQPYFQQQQPPQYSQQQQPPPYYQQQQPPQPFYQQQPPPPYYQQQPPPPYYQQQQPQHMSTPQPNQQYIPQTQSQYHEDYQQQTQHSHHHQQSQHLPQYQSPTSTNPNNSNTAISQALPVLHLAPTRVYKRTTNRTTTHHNKHCTLANPIQP